The DNA window GTTTCGATGCGCATGCCTGTTTCCGCGTCGAACAGATGAAGTGCCTCGGTGTCGAGTGTCAGGGCGACGTCACTGCCCGCCGTTGCCCGCGTACGCGGCGATAAGGTGGCAACGAGGCGTTGGCCGCCGACACTGCCCGACAGGATCAGCTCTGGGCCGGTGAGCTCCACCACCTCACACCGCAGGGTCAGTGGCAGACCGTCGGCGGCGTCGGTACGGAAACACTCGGGCCGGACGCCGAGCTTGATGTTTCTGTCTTGGGGAATTTTGGAAAGCAGGGCGGGTGGCAAAGGGATCACCGTGTCGCCGCCGGCAATCAACAGACCATGCGGGGTGGCGACCACGTTCAGAAGGTTCATTGGCGGCGCACCGACAAAGGTGGCGACGTAGAGCGTAGCCGGTCGGTTGTAGATCTCTTCCGGTGAGGCCAGCTGTTCGATCTGGCCGTTGCGCATGACGGCGATACGGGTGGCGAGCGTCATCGCCTCGATCTGGTCGTGGGTGACATAGACCACCGTGGTCTTCATCATCTGGTGCAAGCGCTTCAGCTCGGTACGCATCTCCATGCGAAGTTTGGCATCGAGGTTTGAGAGCGGCTCGTCGAACAGGAACAGCTTGGGGTTGCGCACCAGTGCCCGGCCGATGGCGACGCGCTGGCGTTGGCCGCCGGAGAGCTGGCTCGGCCGGCGATCGAGCAGCGGCTCGATCTGCAACAGCCTGGCGGCCTCGGCAACCGCCTTTTCGCGTTCCGCGACCGGCACCTTTCGCATCTCAAGGCCGAAGCCAATGTTCCGCCGGACCGTCAGGTTGGGGTAGAGCGCGTAGGACTGGAACACCATGGCGATGTCGCGGTCCTTGGGATGGACGCCAATCAGCGAGCGGCCTTCGAGGCGGATGTCACCGCCAGTCGGCTCGGCGAGGCCGGCGATGATGTTGAGCAGCGTCGACTTGCCGCAGCCCGACGCGCCGAGCAGCACCAGGAACTCGCCGCTTTGCAGCGAGATGTTGATGCCTTTCAGCGTTTCGACGTCGGCGAACGACTTGCGGATATTGTCGACGACGAGAGCGCTCATGAACGGGACTCCGGCGGGGCGTAGCGGCGCGGATAGGTGGAAACGGCGAGCGAGGCAGTTGCGGCTCCCGCCTTGAGACTTTCCTCAAGCGATTTGCCGGCGGCCAGTGCCGCCAGGAACCCGGCATTGAACACGTCGCCGGCGCCGATCGTGTCGATCACCTTGACCTTGGGGGCAGCAACCTCGACAACGCCAGCACTGGAGACCGCCAAGGCGCCATGCGGACCGCGCTTGACGACGGCGACGGCGCCTTCTGGCATCAGATCGAGCATGGCGCGGGCGGCGGAGTGCACGTCGTCCCGACCGGTGATCGAAGTGGTCTCGACCTCGTTGAACAGAGCAATGGCCGAGCGAGCCAGCCAGCCCTTGGTTGCCGCGACGACCTCTGACGTCCAACCGGCCGGTGGCCAGCCGGTGTCGAGGGCGACGCGAATGCCGAATTTGTCGGCCCAATCGTAAAGCTGGCCGTATTCTTGCGACAGCTTGGGCATCAGGAACGGGCCGGCGAACAGTGCCAGACCGCCGCGATGGGCCTCGCCGTCGAGCGTCGTCAGCACGTCGGCGGCGCCGTAGTGTGGCAGGTGGCCGAGTGTAGTGAAGAAGGTACGCTCGCCGTCGGGGTGAGTAATGCCGACAGAGATGGTGGTGTTTTCTTCGTGAACCCGCCAGTTTTTCGATTGCCCGCCGAACTCGCCGGCCAGCCATGCTCCGAAGCGATCACTGCCAACACTGGCGGCCAGCGCGAAGGGCACACCGAGTGCCTTGAGCGCCAGTGCCGAGTTGCCGGCGCAGCCACCGACCCGCAGCTCGTCATGGTCGACGATGATCTCGGTTCCCGGCTGCGGCCAGGGCGTAGCGGGGCCTAGGATCAGGTCGACGTTGACGTTTCCAATAACAGCAATCGGCTTCACTTATTCGCTCCGGGTAATCTTGTTCGAACGGACGGGCGTCCCAGCATTCTCGACGCGTTCGGCGGCGAAGGCGACCATCAGGGACTGGGCGGCTGGCAGCAGGGCGAAGACGGCGGCCATTCCAGTGGCCGGCTTGACGGGAATGGTGACGGCCCCTGCCACTGGCGCGTCTCCCGAGGCGTCGAAGACCACGACCGGCGCACCAGCGGCGAGGATTTCTACAGCCATTCCGGCGATCAATGGCGACGTCGGGTCTTTGGCGCGGAACAGGACGGCACCGATCTCGGGCGACAGCATTTCCATCGGTCCATGCCGGAGCTGACCACCCTCGTGCGAGAAGCAGGGACGGCGTGACAGTTCGGTGAAGCCGAGGGCGATGGCCTCGGCGACGCCTTGTAGGCTGCGGCCGGAGGTGACGATGGTGCGGACGTTCTTCAGGGCGACTAGCGCGGCGGAAACGTTGGGTGCCTCCGGTGACTTCAACACGGCGAGCGCCGGTTCCGCGTCCGCTCCAAGCGCCGAGAGGACGGCAAGATGCAGTGCGAAGGTCAGCGTCAGGCTGCGCGTCGCGGCGAAAGCCAGTTCCGAGCCGCCGGCTGCCACCAGAGCCGGGGCGGCTTTGCCGAGGAAGGAGACACCCTCAAGGGTCAGAGCAAAGGTTTCGGTGGTGCCACCCGTTTCCTTGAACCAGCGGACCACCTCGGCGCTTTCGCCCGACTGCGAGGTGACGAAGATCGTGCGGCCGTTGATTGGCAGAGGCGCTGTGAGTTGCTCGGATACCGGCAGCGACACCGCGTCGATGCCGAGGGCGCGATAATAGGGCTCGACAGCGCGGGCGACAGCGTGTGAACCGCCCATGCCCAGCATCAACAGGCGATCGGTCTTCTTGAGCGAGGCTGCGGCGCGGGTAGCCATCTCGCGGTTGGTCTCAAATGAGGCGAGGGCATCGGCGTGCTGGCGGGCCATTTCTCGGTCAATGGCGAGGAGGCTTTCGGGACGGGGAGCGGTCATGGTGTTGTCCTTTTTGGTTCAGCCTTTGACGCCGCCGGACGTGAGTCCGGAAATCAGCGCCCGCTGCATGACGAGGCCGACGATCACCGGTGGCAACGCGGCGATCACACCGGCCGTGGCGATTAGGCCGTAGTCTGAAACGCGTCCGCCGGCGAGGTCGGCGATGGCGACGGTCAGTGTCTTGGCCCGCTGGTCGGATGTGAACAGCAGGGCGTAGAAGAATTCGTCCCACCCCAGCAAAAAGGCGAACAGAGCTGAGGTGGCCACCACCGGCATGGCGAGCGGCAGTGTGATGATCCGAAGCGTCTGCCACAGGCTGGCGCCGTCGATGACGGCGGCCTGCTCGATCTCGCGTGGAATGCCGTCGAAGCCGGATTTCATCAGCCACGTCGTGAAGGGAGCGAGAATGGTGAGATAGACGAGCGCCAGGCCGAATACGCTGTTGAGCAGGCCGAACTTGGAGAGCGCCAGGTAGAGCGGCACGGCGAGGGCGACAGGCGGCAGCATATAGGTGCCGATGACCAGGGACAGCGACCAGCCGACCGATGGCGTGCGCGACACGGCCCAGCCGGCGGGTACGGCGAGCGCCACGGCGGCGACGGTGGCCATGCCAGCGACCATCAGCGAGTTTCTGAGGCTTGCCATAAACGCCGCGCCTGCACTGTTTTCCAGCGTCGAAAGGAGGATGGCATAGCGAGAGAAGTCCATCGTCGCCGGCCACCAGCGTAGGGGCTTGGCGGCGAGGTCGGCGGCCGGCGAGATGCTCATCACGAACAGCCAGACGAGCGGCGCCAGGATGACGATGCCCAGGAGCAGCGCCGAGGCATGCAGGAACAGGCGGAAGAGGGGGCTCTGGCGTTCCATCAGGCGGCGCTCCCGGCAACCTTTTTCACGGCGGTGCCATAGACGATGGCGAGTACCGTGACGATCAGCGTGACGATAAGGGCAAGCGAAGCGCCTGAGCCAGCCCGCTGGAAGGAGAAGGCTTCCTGGTAGACGAGGATGGACAAGGTGCGCGTCGAGTTGGCAGGACCGCCGCGCGTCATTACCCAGATGATGTCGAACACCTTGAAAGCCTCGATGGTGCGCAGCACCAGCGCCACCATCAAGGGGCCGGCCAGATAGGGTAGCGTCACGTAGCGGAAGCGGGCAAAGGCACTGGCGCCATCGACGAAGGAAGCGGCGATGACATCGCGCGGCACCGCCTGCAGGGCGGCGAGCGCGATCAGCGCGACCAGGGGGAAGTTTTTCCAGCAGTCGGCGACGATCAGCGCCGTCATGGCGGTGCCAGGCTCGCCGAGCCAGGAACGGTAATCGGAGAGCACGCCGAGCTGGGTGAGGGCGGCGTTGAGCGCGCCATATTCGGGATTGTAGATCAGACGCCACAGCGTGGCGTTGACGACTGTCGGCAGCGCCCAGGGCAAGATCATCAGGGCCCGCAGCAGAGTACGCCCGCGGAACTGTTGGTTGAGCAGAAGCGCGGCGAGTACCCCAAGCGCCATCTCGGCGGTCACCGACACCACGGCAAACCAGGTGGTGGTGAAAAGGGTGCGGCCGAAGGCATTGCCGGAGACAAGGCGGACGTAATTGTCGAAGCCGACGTAACTACCGGATGTCCCGACCAGCTTCGCGTCGGTGAAGGATAGGTGCACGGTGTCGACGAGCGGCCAGCCGATGACGGCGACCATGACGATGAGGAGCGGCAGCATGAGCAGCCACGCCCGGGTGGTAATCCAGGTGCCGGACATGCAGTGTCCTTGTCGGATAATCGGTCAGCGGGGAACCGGGCGCCAGGGGCGCCCGGTATGTTCAAGGTATCAAAGGCCGCTGTTGTCGGCGGCGGTCTTCAGGGCGTCCTCGGGGCTCGATTGGCCGAGAAGGGCTTCCTGGATCGCCTGCTGCAAGGCGACCGAGATCTCCTGATATTTCGGCGTGGCCGGGCGCGGATACATGGCGGCAAGGCCGACCTTGGCGGCGGCGATCAGCTCTTCCTGGCCCTTGGTCACAGCCGGATCCGCATAGGAGGATGCCCAGATCGGCAGGCTGAGCTTGGCATAGGCGTTCTGCGTCTGCTGCGAGGTCATGAAGACGATATACTTCCACGCCTCGTCTTGGTGCTTGCTGGCAGTGGTCACGCCAAGGCCCATCGAGCCGTTGACCGCCGAGGCTTCGCTCTTTCCAGCGACGCCCGGTGCCGGCACCACGCCGACCTTGCCCGCGACCTTTGAATCCTTCGGGTCGTTGGCCATGTTGTACATGTAGGTCCAGTTGAGGGCGAAGGCGGCGTCGCCGTTCTCGAACACCTTGCGGACGTCTTCTTCCAGGAACTCCTTGGAGTTCGGATTGGTAACGCCGGACTTATAGGTGTCGACCATGTATTTCAGGGCGTCGAGACCGCCACCGGTCTGGAAAGCCGGCTTGCCGTCTTTCAGGAAGTCACCACCAAAGGCGCTGACCAACGTGGTGTAGTCGCAGATGGCGGCTTCCGCCTGTGCCCAGCTCCAGGCAATCGGCGTCGCGAGGATGCCCTTGTCCTTGATGATCTTGGCGTCGGCTGCGAGTTCGTCCCACGTCTTTGGCGGGTTGGCGATGCCTGCCTTGGTCAGGATTTCTTTGTTATAGAACAAGTACTTGGTGTCTAGAATCCATGGCATGCCGTAGAACTTGTCGCCGTATTTGACGGTGGTCCAGGCACCGGGCAGCACGCCCGCCTTCATGTCGTCGGTGATCTTGGGGGAGACGTCGACCAGCACATTGTTGGCAGCGAATTCGGCCGGCCAGATCACGTCGAACAGCACGACGTCGTAGGCGTTGCCGGCGCCCTGGGCGAGCACGGTCTTGTCGTGCAGTCCCTCATAGGGAACGAACTCGAGATTGACCTTGATGTCTGGGTTGGTCTTGGTGAAGGCCTCGGTCATGGCGCGAACGTCGGCCTCGCTATAGGCGGCCTGGGCCATGAACAGCGCGTTGATCTGGGTTTCGGCGAAAGCCGGAACGGAAAACGGTGCCGTCAGCAGCGTCGCTGAGAGGAGTGTCCTGCCGAAAAACCTGTTCATTGTGGGCTCCCTTTGGTCGGTGACTACGCGGAAAGGATCGCGGCGACAACGAGCCGCCACGACCGGTCATTTGATGGCCCGGAGGGCCGCTGGACGGAGCGTCGTCACACCTTTGGGGTGGACTAGCGTTCCCCGGAACTCTGTCGGTTCCTTATTAAGTCAAATTGCTTGACTTATTCGTGGGCGAAATATCAACTGCTGTCAAGATGGATTTGGGCATGAACGAACAGCGGTCGATCCGCGCCAAGAGCGGTGCCAATAACGAGGGGACCAGCGCCCACAACCGGCGCGTCATCATCGACGCGCTGCGCGTGAATGGTGCCCTGTCGCGTGCCGACCTTGCCCGCGCCACCGGCCTTACCAAGCAGGCGGTGTCCAATCTGGTTGAAACGCTGGAGAACGAAGGTCTCGTCGCCTCCGAGGAATTGGTGCGCAAGGGCAGGGGGCAGCCGTCCACGCCCTATCGACTGGTCGCCGAGGGAGCCTATTCCATCGGCCTGCAGATCGATCGTCACATCAGCCGCGTCATTGTCGTCGACCTCGTCGGCAACATCCTGGCTCGCGCCATGGCCAAAGTGCCGCCTCGGTCGCCTGAGGAGGGTGCCCAGGTGGTGCTCGATCTTCTGGCGGGAGTCAGAACGGAGTTCAGCGCCGGCCGGCCGGATGCCGAGGCGCGTATCGCCGGCATCGGCGTCGCCATGCCTGGCCCCTTCGGCGTCGAGATCGCCGACGACAGCCTTTGGCTTATGCAGGCTTGGCAGAGCTTTCCGCTGCTGGATCGGCTCGCCGCCGGCACCGGCCTTGCCGTCAGCTTGCAGAACGACTCCGCCGCCTGCGCCACGGCCGAGCGCATGGTGGGCGCCGCCCAGGGCCTCGACCACGCCGTCTGCATCTATGTCGGCTACGGCATCGGGGCCGGCCTGATTCTTGGTGGCGAACTTTATGGCGGCGCCCATGGCAACGCTGGCGAGATCGGCATGGTGTTGTTCGGTGGGCCCGACAATCTGATACCGCTCGAGCACCGGGCGTCCATTGCCTCGCTCTACGCCATGGTTGGGATCGACCCGGCCGACCCCAAGCAGTTCGACAGGCTTGAAACGCTTATCTCGGCGGATGATCGACGCATTGCCGAATGGATCGAGCGGGCGGCGCACGACCTCAGGCTCGCGGTTCATACCGCCGAAACGCTGTTCGATCCGCAAACCGTCATCCTTTCGAGCGGTGTGCCCGGCTCGTTGATGCCCAAGCTGGTCTCAGCCATCGAGCCGTTGCGTCCTTCTTTGTCGCCGACGCTGGACCGTGCCATCCCTCGACTGCGGCTCGGGATGACCGACCCTTGGGCTGTGGCAATTGGTGCGGCCGCCGATCCTATCCGTCGTGCCTTCGATCCCAGCTTCTCGGCCATCTTGAAGCGCCAGCGGGAATAATCTGCCGCCGGCCCAACAATTTTCCTGACAGAGAATTGTCATCCCCTCCTGTTTGCCGCTAATCTTTCAGCGGTGTGGGCAAAGAGATAAACCGGCCCATAGCGCTTCCAGGGGAACCAAGCACCATGAACAACCGCATCATTCGCGGCCTTGCCGCCGCCGCACTCCTCGCTGGTTGGGCCGTTGCCGCCCATGCCGAGGAAACGCTGAAAATTGGCACCGAGGGAGCCTATCCGCCCTTCAACTACGTAGACACCGACGGCTCCATCAAGGGCTTTGACGTCGAGATCGGCCTCGCCCTTTGCGCCAAGATGAAGGTCAAGTGCGAGGTGGTGGCCCAGGATTGGGACGGCATCATTCCGGCGCTGCTCGCCAAGAAATACGACATGATCATCGCCTCGATGTTCATCACCGAAGAGCGCAAGAAGGTCGTCGATTTCACCAAGCCTTACTATAAGGCCGCGATGACCCACGTCGTTCCCAAGGACAGCGGTCTCACTGAGTTCTCCGACGCGGCGCTTTCCGGCAAGATTATTGGTGCGCAGGCCGGCACCACGCAGGCCGAATATATCGAAAAGACCTATCCGAGCGCCACTTTGAAGACATATCCGACGCAGGACGAGGCCAATCTCGACCTGGCTGCCGGTCGCCTCGACATGCAGGTCGGCGATTTCCTGCCGATGTTCGACTGGGTGAGCAAAGAGGCCGGTGCCTGCTGCAAGCTGGCCGGTGAGCCGATCACCGATCCAGCTTTCGTCGGTGAGGGCGTCGGTATCGCCGTCCGCAAGGAAGATGGTGCGCTGAAGGAAGCCATCAACAAGGCGATCGACGAAGTCGTGGCCGATGGCACCTATAAGACGATCAACGACAAGTATTTCAAGATCAATCTCTATTCGCTGAAGTGAGTTCGATGCAGGGCGTTCGCGTCCTGCATCCCATCAATCCGCGCTGGTCGGAGGATTTCCGGCCGGCATCCGTCTTTACACGAAGGACAATGCCCCTTCCGGTTGTTGCACCTTGACGGACGGTTCGTCTATGACAGCGCTTTCCATCAAGGTGTCAGAATGGCCAGCTTCCTTCCCGTCTATCGTTTCGATTCTTTCATCGTCCGTACGCCGTCGTCTTCGGTGGTCAATGGCCTCCGCGCCGACGATCGTGGCAATCCGACATACGCTGGCGTTCTTGCCGAGCATGCGGCTTATATCCACGCAGTGAGTCTCGCCGGTGTCGAGGTGACGGTGCTGCCGCCGCTGGAAGCCTTCCCCGACTCCATCTTCGTTGAAGACCCGGCTCTGGTATTCCCTGAGGGCGCCATCCTGCTGCGTCCGGGTGCCCAGACGCGCGCCGGCGAGACCGCCAAGATCGCTCCGGTGCTGAAGCGCCTGTTCTCGACGGTGCTCGACTTGCCTCGTGGCTTTGCCGATGGCGGCGACGTGCTGACCACCCAAAGAACCGTGATGATCGGCCTCTCGGCCCGTACCAATCGCGAGGGCGCCGAGGCGTTGATCGAATGTCTTGCCAAACTCGACCGTAAGGGCGAGATCGTCGAAACTCCCAAGGATGTGCTGCATTTCAAGACCGATTGCTCGCTTCTGGACGAGGAAACGGTGCTGACTACCGAGCGTCTCGAGCGTTCCGGCGTCTTCAAAGGCTTCAAGACGCTGCTGGTCCCGGCGGGCGAGGAAGCGGCTGCCAATGCGCTGCGCGTCAATGACGTGGTCTTCGTCGGCTCCGACTATCCGCGCACTGCCGAGCTGCTGACGGCCAATGGCTTCAACGTGGTGCCACTCAAGACCACGGAAATCGGCAAGATCGACGCCGGTCTCTCCTGCATGTCGCTGCGTTGGCATCGCGGCTGAGCCTGCCGTCCAAGCAATTGATGTCAAGGAAAAGGGGAACGTCCCAAATGTCGAATATCGTTGTGAAAGCGGCCCTGGCGATTGCCATCGCCTCATCGGTTGCCCTGCCGGCGTTGGCTGAGGATGTGATCAGGCTCGGCATGACGCCGGAGCCCTATCTGCCGTTCGGCCAAGTCAACGCCGCCGGCCAGTGGGAAGGCATCGAGGCCGACATCACTCACGTTCTCTGCGAGCGCATGCAGGTGAAGTGCGAGATTTCCGCCATGGCCTTTGATGGCCTGTTGCCGGCGCTGAAGGAAAACAAGCTCGACGTGGTGGTCGGCGCCTTCTCGATCACCGACGAGCGCAAGCAGACGGTGGACTTCAGCGCCTCCTACTACACCGAGGGCACTTCGCTGGTCGGCCCGAAGGCCGAGAGCTTCACCGTCGGCACCGTCGATGCGCCCGATGGTAGCAAGATCCTCGATCCCAAGGCCTTCGAGGGCAAGATCGTCGGCGTGCAGGCGTCGACCGTGCAGCACCAGTACCTGACCAAGTACTATCCTCAGGTCGAGGTGAAGGCCTACGATACCGCCGACAACTCGATGGCCGATCTGGCCGCTGGCCGTATCGATTTCGTGCTGTCGCCCGATCTTTATCTGCACACCTTCCTTGCAACGCCGCAGGGCGCCGACTTCGACATCAAGGCCGCCGCGCCCGATAACAAGACGCTCGGCGAGGGCGTTGGCTACGTCGTCAAGAAGGGCGACGCGGCGACACTGAAGAAGGTCGACGATGCGCTTGCCTCGATCAAAGCCGACGGCACGCTCGACAAGAGCATTGCCCATTGGGTCGACGGCAAATAAGCCGTGATATCCGCCGCCGCCCTTTAATCGGGCCGGCGGCGGTTTTCTTTTGCGGATGGCGCGATGGATGGCACTCTTTCACTGCTGAGCTGGGGCGATACGGGGTGGAGCGACGATCTCTTCTGGGGCATCGTCACCACGCTCAAGGTATCGGTGTCAGCCTATCTGATCGCGTTGGTGTTTGGCGCGGTCTGTGCGGTCGGCAAGCAGTCGTCCTGGCGGGCCGTTCGTTTCCTTGCCGGCGTCTACACCACGGTGGTGAGGGCGCTGCCGGAACTCCTGGTCATCCTGCTGCTCTATTTCTCCATTGCCTCGGGTATCGAGCGGCTGGTGAAAGGTTTCGGCCTTGCCGGTGACAATTTCCAGGTCAGCCCATTCTGGGCGGCGGTGGTGGCGCTGGCCTTCGTCTCAGGCGCTTTCATGGCTGAGGTGTTGCGCGCCGCCTATCTTGCCGTACCACTCGGACAGATCGAGGCGGGGCTGGCCCTCGGCATGCACCGATGGATCATTCTCATCCGCATTGTTGCACCACAGATGGTTCGTCACGCCATACCCGGCATGGGGAATCTCTGGCTGGAGATGACCAAGGAAAGCGCCATTATTTCCGTGCTCGGCGCCTTCAACGATCTGCTCTATGTCGGGTATCGTGCGGCGGCCGGTACACGGCAATACATCTTTTTCTATGGTTTAACCGCCGTGCTGTTCTTGATGCTTACGGCGGTGTCGGTCTGGGTCATTTCCCGTCTCGAGCGGCGCTTCTCGCGGGGCTACCGCTGATGGAGGTCCTTGCCCGCGTTTTCTCGTTCTTGCCGTCTCTTCTGGCTGCCATGCCGCTGACGCTGTTCCTGACGGTGACCGGCGTCATCTTCGGTCTCCTGATGGGAACTGCGACGGCTGTCGCCATGGTCTACGGCTCTCGGATCTCGGCTTGGCCTGCCAAGGCCTTTACCTTCGCTTTTCGCGGCACGCCGCTTCTGGTCCAGCTCTATCTCATCTACTACGGGCTGGGGCAGGTGCTGCCCGGTACCTTCATCCGCCATTCCTTCCTGTGGCCTTATCTGCGCGACGGTCTCTGGTACGCGGTGTTCGCGCTGTCGCTCAATCAGGCTGCCTATAATGCCGAGGTGATCCGGGGTGCCATCCTTGCCGTGCCCAAGGGGCAGACCGAAGCGGCGATGGCAGTGGGCATGCGCCCCTTCACCATCCTCTGGCGTATCACGCTGCCGCAGGCTCTGCGGCTCTGCCTGCCGGTGTTGACCTCGGACGTCATCATTCTCCTGAAGTCCACCTCACTCGCTTCGACGATCACCATCATGGAGATGATGGGCACGGCGCGCATGCTGCAGCGTCAGTCGCTGTTGATCTTCGAGCCGCTGATCGCCGCTGGACTTCTCTACTTCGCCGTTGTCGTGGTGCTGACGCGTGTCATGGCCGAGGTCGAGCGCCGGCTGACGCTCTATCGCCAGCCGGCGCGGCCGCAACAGGGGTAGATCATGGACGAAGCCGTCTTCGGTGCCTTCCTGCCGGAACTGGTTGCCATCCGTCGTCGCCTGCATCAGATGCCGGAGACCGGCTATGAGGAGCGGCAGACCTCGGCTTTCGTTGCCGATCTGCTGTCGGGTTGGGGTCTCTCGGTGACGCGCGACATTGCCGCCACCGGTGTTGTTGCCACCCTCGATCGTGGCGGCGACGGCCGGGCCATCGGGCTCAGAGCCGACATGGACGGGCTACTGGTCCTTGAGGAGACCGGCGTGCCTTATGCCAGCCGCACGCCGGGCATGATGCATGCCTGTGGTCACGACGGCCATACGACCATGCTGATCGGCGCCGCCTTCCGCCTCCTCAACGACACCGACTTCCGGGGCAAGGTGCGCTTCATCTTCCAGCCGGCCGAGGAGACGGCCGGTGGTGCCGCGCGGATGATCGAGGAGGGCCTGTTCGAGCGCTTTCCTTGCGACGCCGTCTTTGCGCTGCACAACTATCCGGGCCTAGCGGCCGGTCGCTTCTCGGCCCGGCCCGGAGCGATGATGGCAGCGATCGACGCGGCAACACTCACCGTGCGCGGTGCCGGCGGCCATGGGGCTCGCCCCGAAGATACCGTCGATCCGGTGGTCGCCGCGGCGAGCATCGTCATGGCCTTGCAGACGGCTGTCTCGCGCAATGTGCCGCCGCAGGAAGCGGGCGTCATCACGGTCGGTGCTTTTCATGCCGGCTCGGCCTGCAACGTCATTCCCGACGAGGCGGTGCTGGAGGTGAGCTTGCGCGCCACCGATCCTGCTGTCCGCACGCGACTATGCCGGCGGTTCGAAGAGATCTCTCGTGCGCAAGCGGCAAGCTTCGGTGCCGAGGCACATATCGCTTGGCAGGTTGGCTATCCGGTGACCATGAATGACGCTGCCTCGGTCGACCTGGCGGCTGATGTGATCCGCGACACGTTCGGCAATGACGCCTTCGAGCCGCTCGATCGACCGATGAT is part of the Pleomorphomonas sp. PLEO genome and encodes:
- a CDS encoding carbohydrate ABC transporter permease, with translation MSGTWITTRAWLLMLPLLIVMVAVIGWPLVDTVHLSFTDAKLVGTSGSYVGFDNYVRLVSGNAFGRTLFTTTWFAVVSVTAEMALGVLAALLLNQQFRGRTLLRALMILPWALPTVVNATLWRLIYNPEYGALNAALTQLGVLSDYRSWLGEPGTAMTALIVADCWKNFPLVALIALAALQAVPRDVIAASFVDGASAFARFRYVTLPYLAGPLMVALVLRTIEAFKVFDIIWVMTRGGPANSTRTLSILVYQEAFSFQRAGSGASLALIVTLIVTVLAIVYGTAVKKVAGSAA
- a CDS encoding carbohydrate ABC transporter permease produces the protein MERQSPLFRLFLHASALLLGIVILAPLVWLFVMSISPAADLAAKPLRWWPATMDFSRYAILLSTLENSAGAAFMASLRNSLMVAGMATVAAVALAVPAGWAVSRTPSVGWSLSLVIGTYMLPPVALAVPLYLALSKFGLLNSVFGLALVYLTILAPFTTWLMKSGFDGIPREIEQAAVIDGASLWQTLRIITLPLAMPVVATSALFAFLLGWDEFFYALLFTSDQRAKTLTVAIADLAGGRVSDYGLIATAGVIAALPPVIVGLVMQRALISGLTSGGVKG
- a CDS encoding SIS domain-containing protein, with the translated sequence MTAPRPESLLAIDREMARQHADALASFETNREMATRAAASLKKTDRLLMLGMGGSHAVARAVEPYYRALGIDAVSLPVSEQLTAPLPINGRTIFVTSQSGESAEVVRWFKETGGTTETFALTLEGVSFLGKAAPALVAAGGSELAFAATRSLTLTFALHLAVLSALGADAEPALAVLKSPEAPNVSAALVALKNVRTIVTSGRSLQGVAEAIALGFTELSRRPCFSHEGGQLRHGPMEMLSPEIGAVLFRAKDPTSPLIAGMAVEILAAGAPVVVFDASGDAPVAGAVTIPVKPATGMAAVFALLPAAQSLMVAFAAERVENAGTPVRSNKITRSE
- a CDS encoding ROK family protein; the encoded protein is MNEQRSIRAKSGANNEGTSAHNRRVIIDALRVNGALSRADLARATGLTKQAVSNLVETLENEGLVASEELVRKGRGQPSTPYRLVAEGAYSIGLQIDRHISRVIVVDLVGNILARAMAKVPPRSPEEGAQVVLDLLAGVRTEFSAGRPDAEARIAGIGVAMPGPFGVEIADDSLWLMQAWQSFPLLDRLAAGTGLAVSLQNDSAACATAERMVGAAQGLDHAVCIYVGYGIGAGLILGGELYGGAHGNAGEIGMVLFGGPDNLIPLEHRASIASLYAMVGIDPADPKQFDRLETLISADDRRIAEWIERAAHDLRLAVHTAETLFDPQTVILSSGVPGSLMPKLVSAIEPLRPSLSPTLDRAIPRLRLGMTDPWAVAIGAAADPIRRAFDPSFSAILKRQRE
- a CDS encoding extracellular solute-binding protein, producing MNRFFGRTLLSATLLTAPFSVPAFAETQINALFMAQAAYSEADVRAMTEAFTKTNPDIKVNLEFVPYEGLHDKTVLAQGAGNAYDVVLFDVIWPAEFAANNVLVDVSPKITDDMKAGVLPGAWTTVKYGDKFYGMPWILDTKYLFYNKEILTKAGIANPPKTWDELAADAKIIKDKGILATPIAWSWAQAEAAICDYTTLVSAFGGDFLKDGKPAFQTGGGLDALKYMVDTYKSGVTNPNSKEFLEEDVRKVFENGDAAFALNWTYMYNMANDPKDSKVAGKVGVVPAPGVAGKSEASAVNGSMGLGVTTASKHQDEAWKYIVFMTSQQTQNAYAKLSLPIWASSYADPAVTKGQEELIAAAKVGLAAMYPRPATPKYQEISVALQQAIQEALLGQSSPEDALKTAADNSGL
- a CDS encoding ABC transporter substrate-binding protein — its product is MNNRIIRGLAAAALLAGWAVAAHAEETLKIGTEGAYPPFNYVDTDGSIKGFDVEIGLALCAKMKVKCEVVAQDWDGIIPALLAKKYDMIIASMFITEERKKVVDFTKPYYKAAMTHVVPKDSGLTEFSDAALSGKIIGAQAGTTQAEYIEKTYPSATLKTYPTQDEANLDLAAGRLDMQVGDFLPMFDWVSKEAGACCKLAGEPITDPAFVGEGVGIAVRKEDGALKEAINKAIDEVVADGTYKTINDKYFKINLYSLK
- a CDS encoding ABC transporter ATP-binding protein, which produces MSALVVDNIRKSFADVETLKGINISLQSGEFLVLLGASGCGKSTLLNIIAGLAEPTGGDIRLEGRSLIGVHPKDRDIAMVFQSYALYPNLTVRRNIGFGLEMRKVPVAEREKAVAEAARLLQIEPLLDRRPSQLSGGQRQRVAIGRALVRNPKLFLFDEPLSNLDAKLRMEMRTELKRLHQMMKTTVVYVTHDQIEAMTLATRIAVMRNGQIEQLASPEEIYNRPATLYVATFVGAPPMNLLNVVATPHGLLIAGGDTVIPLPPALLSKIPQDRNIKLGVRPECFRTDAADGLPLTLRCEVVELTGPELILSGSVGGQRLVATLSPRTRATAGSDVALTLDTEALHLFDAETGMRIETA
- a CDS encoding carbohydrate kinase family protein, with the protein product MKPIAVIGNVNVDLILGPATPWPQPGTEIIVDHDELRVGGCAGNSALALKALGVPFALAASVGSDRFGAWLAGEFGGQSKNWRVHEENTTISVGITHPDGERTFFTTLGHLPHYGAADVLTTLDGEAHRGGLALFAGPFLMPKLSQEYGQLYDWADKFGIRVALDTGWPPAGWTSEVVAATKGWLARSAIALFNEVETTSITGRDDVHSAARAMLDLMPEGAVAVVKRGPHGALAVSSAGVVEVAAPKVKVIDTIGAGDVFNAGFLAALAAGKSLEESLKAGAATASLAVSTYPRRYAPPESRS